The nucleotide sequence GAGGAGAAGCTTCCAAGTTTGCCGTCCAAAGCCAGCCACCAACCCCACCACCTCCTCTACTTCTACcttcccctctccctctcctacCTTCCACCACCCTCATCCCACAAGCTTATCAGCACCTTCTCTCCTTCCATCTCCTTTCCTCGCTCCAATCTCTTCTTCCCATAAGCTGCAGTTTCAGTCTCAGTTCCCATGATGCAGGCCATCTTCCTTTGCCTGTTACTATCTTTCTCCCTCCAATCCTCCTCGGCTCAAGCTCAAAACTGTTCCAGCGAGAGCTTCTCCGGGAACAGGCAGTACTCATCCTGCAACTCCCTCCCTTACCTCGGCGCCTCACTGCACTGGACCTACCATGCCTCCAGTGGAACAGTTGACGTCGCCTACCGCGCGCCGCAGTCTTCCTCCGGCTGGGTCGCCTGGGCCATTAACCCCTCCGGTGCCGGCATGATCGGCGCCAACGCCTTCCTCGCCTTCCCGGATTCTGCCGCCGGCGCCGTGACTGTTTGGACCACGCAGCTGTCCACGTACTCCCCCACCGTGCAGGACCAGAACTTGAGCTTCAGTGTGTACAGCAAGTCGGCGGAGTACTCCGACGGGTCATACACCATTTACGCGACGCTGGAGGTGCCGAGCAATAACACGAAGGTGAACGTAGTGTGGCAGGCGTCGACGCAGATCGAGAATGGAGTGCCGAACGGCCACTCCACCCTCGGCGACAACGTCAACTCGCAGAGCACTCTGGATCTGCTGTCGGGGCATGCAGCATCTGCCGCAGATAATTCGAAGCAGCACCGAATGAATGTGAGAAACTTGCTGAGGTTTAGCGGAATGCATCTTATTTTGTCTTCTTTCCTGCTCTGATGAAGTCAAAGACGAAAACCATGTTGCTCGGAGGATCGATGAACCGACTCATAATAGATACATGTGAGGATGATGTTGGTGATGAGCACTTGGTCTCAATTCTTTGACTGCAAGGTAATGTTGTCTTGGTGCTGTTGACCGCACAGCCAATATGGCCGGGTTCGGTCTTGAAGGCACAGATTCATCTTAGGTACCGTTGACCATATAGTCAATATGACTTGTTTCGATTTCGAGGGCACATATTCGTCCTTAGAGCCCACGCCAAAGAAAAGGAGTCAACCTGACTGAGCAGCCGAGGAGGTAAGTGGACTCTCGAGGCATTGCGAGCTCGCGGTGGTTGACTCGATGTCATCCTGAGATGTGGCTCATTTGCTAAGGAGGTTCGAGGTCATCCCGAGGTGTGGTTTGGCATTTTAGAAGTGCTCAACGTCACTCCGAGGTGCTTGTTAGATGCGCCTAGGTCCTGCACAAGTAGTTGGCGATGTCCCAATCCGACCCCTCTAATGTTTAAGTTAGTAAAGTGGAGGAGGTTTAGCATAACTCAGGAGAGTTAAGATAGAGTTCGTCTGCCCCCATTTGGCCTGGGGGCCTAGGTTTTATACTTGATCAGTGGAGTGAAGCCAACGATGGGTTAGGATGTCTCTTACCCTGCCAGGGGATCATCGATGATGGTAGCTGACGAGCGTGTCATAGTAGGACACCTGTGATGATATACTTTATGAGGGTTCTTGGCCTGTGTTGTTCGTCCGGAAGGTAGGGTCGAGGAAGTTGCATCATGCCACCTGGCCTCAATGCGTGCATGTAGGTCTTCCCTTAGCTACGGTTGAGGTGGCTTCTTCGGTCCAGGTGGTGGGGTGAGTTGGCAGTGCCTTTATTAGATCAACATGCACTCATGATTCtatattgaaaatatattttgttttacTCATAATTGCCAATGTCAACCATTCAACAGAAGCTATGTTAGGTTGCTTTTTTTCTGGGATCTTTTCCACCATTTTCCTCATCTTCCCTACTGCATATTTTGCATCTTAATTTGTCTGCAACTTTGACTTGTCCAGATTCTTTTAAATGCTTGAATTAAGCAGAACATCATGGAACTAATGAGTTAAAGTCCCCTTCTTTTGGGCCATTTGTTTCAGTATTAGCTTCAGTAGACCATCACTATCTGAATATTCTATGTACTATCCAACAAAGAAACTGGAAATTTTTTATAGCTGACAACAGGGATTCAATTTCTACCAGTACTAATATTTTATCTATCATGATGATACATCATCTACTGGTTACTGAACATTACTGAGTTGGATTTCAGATTCATGGGGTGTTGAATGCTGTCAGCTGGGGTGTCATGATGCCAATGGGGGCCATCATAGCCAGGTATCTGAGAGTGTTTCAAGCAGCTGATCCTGCTTGGTATTATCTCCACATTGCTTGCCAGATCTCAGCATACATAATTGGGGTCTCTGGATGGGGTCTTGGCCTCAAGCTAGGAAGTGAATCTGTTGGTGTCGTTCACCACAAGCACAGGATGATGGGAATTGCCCTCTTCTGCCTCGCCACACTTCAGGTACTCCAATTCATAACCTCTCATTATCTTGCACAGAGTGAGTGCATCTTAAGACTTTGCATATTCTTTGGAATCCATGTTTTCCCTCATCTATGCAGCATCACCAGGCAAAAGTCAATTGATTCTAGTCTCAAAATAAGCTACACAGGGAGAGATTTAGTGTAGAACTCCTTAAGGACCTCATCTCGTCTCTGCAGGTGTTTGCATTGCTTCTAAGGCCAGACAAGAAGAACAAGCACAGGATCTACTGGAACATGTACCATCACTCGGTCGGATACCTTGTCATAATCCTGAGTGTTGTGAACACCTTTGAAGGCTTTGAGATACTGCTCCCTGCCAAGAAGTGGAAACATGCCTACATTGCTACCATTGTGCTGCTGCTTGTCATTGCACTTGTCCTGGAAGTGATCACTTGGGCTGTAGTCCTCAGGAGGAGGTCGAAAAGCTCCGAGAAGTCACACCATGGATCCAATGGTGTCAATGGCCATGGTGTCAAGCAGTATCAGGTGGCTTAGATAGAGCCTGGCTTGCAATGCAGGCTGTGTGTGCTTGGAGATCTCTCTTTGCTATGAGGACTGGTTGTATTCTTATGCATGTTTAGGGGAGAGAGCATTATTGATACCatagttattttatttatttttcaaggCTTACATGCATTCTACCCTTTTTGAGTTTCATTGTAATAATATGATCTGATTTATATTGAGGAGTTGATCATTCATTTTGGTCTTGTTAATTCATGCTGAAAGCTGAATTGTAACTGCTGAAAAGATCCATGTAGACTATTTCCAAGCCAACTAAATCCAGCAATATATAGCAATAGCAACAAAGCATGAAAGAAGCCTGAAACAAATTCAGCAACTGGATGATTGGCTATGATCACAAAGTCAGCTTGATAATCTAACTCTGCTTCTGAATCCAGTCTTTGAATTTTAGGGGCCATTGACTATTAGATACTCCTACCTTCTCTTATTTCTGTTTATGATCAACATATTAAAGATCAAGCTTTTGAATACCTCATCtccaccttctcttcctccttagaTAGGTATCCTCATCTCATCCTCCTCCTTAACTTTCTCTTCCCTTGCCTactctttcggttcctctcctcctcctcctccctctttttctcttctctcttcttttataTGTGATCCGAATTATATCGATCCATAACGAGTGTCAATACGATAATTTTGTACTGGTATTATACCGGTTCGGCCTAATTGGTATCGACACCAAACCGAGATTTTACATTAGATAACCTTGGTGCTTAAGATTTACAAGTGCATGGATTTTGAAGCATCATGAATGGTGCTGCTCAACATATATTTCT is from Musa acuminata AAA Group cultivar baxijiao chromosome BXJ3-8, Cavendish_Baxijiao_AAA, whole genome shotgun sequence and encodes:
- the LOC103995781 gene encoding cytochrome b561 and DOMON domain-containing protein At5g47530 is translated as MMQAIFLCLLLSFSLQSSSAQAQNCSSESFSGNRQYSSCNSLPYLGASLHWTYHASSGTVDVAYRAPQSSSGWVAWAINPSGAGMIGANAFLAFPDSAAGAVTVWTTQLSTYSPTVQDQNLSFSVYSKSAEYSDGSYTIYATLEVPSNNTKVNVVWQASTQIENGVPNGHSTLGDNVNSQSTLDLLSGHAASAADNSKQHRMNIHGVLNAVSWGVMMPMGAIIARYLRVFQAADPAWYYLHIACQISAYIIGVSGWGLGLKLGSESVGVVHHKHRMMGIALFCLATLQVFALLLRPDKKNKHRIYWNMYHHSVGYLVIILSVVNTFEGFEILLPAKKWKHAYIATIVLLLVIALVLEVITWAVVLRRRSKSSEKSHHGSNGVNGHGVKQYQVA